A genomic segment from Nicotiana tabacum cultivar K326 chromosome 7, ASM71507v2, whole genome shotgun sequence encodes:
- the LOC107796901 gene encoding transcription factor EAT1-like — MYAESSLSFDPTSQQDEGIEEKGLLQNDHLTTCATNFSMQQQQQLNLEMVNFHSTLNTNIVQTENSLIQEFEHEHNNNTVLSYGQSNWEEMGFNPYHQQGHEQHQISNFPTSTLISNNPPNSIANTSLGHWVGFPTTELASTSTNLFYDPQLINMPVNICTTQPSLFKELFRLSPHGSYGLGSSGTGSLFSHGVAEEEVTGALYHDAGSFDIKSAARKREGKDIKHHTSEKQRRVHFSDKFQALRALIPNPSKNDRATIIADAIGYINMLKTKVNELKNEVEKKERVKRQRTEDGSCGFKTVMAEAAENNVNIKSSWLQKKSKNTEVDVRIMDDEVTVKLVQQQKRMNCLLFVSKAFDEFQLDLHHVSGGLIGDHYSYLFNSKICEGCTVYASAIANKVIEVLDKELNMHQVATFN; from the exons ATGTATGCAGAAAGTAGTTTATCTTTTGATCCTACTTCTCAGCAAGATGAAGGGATAGAAGAAAAGGGTTTGCTTCAAAATGATCATTTAACAACTTGTGCTACTAACTTTTCcatgcagcagcagcagcagctgaATCTTGAAATGGTAAATTTTCATTCTACTCTAAATACCAATATTGTCCAAACTGAAAATAGCTTGATTCAGGAATTTGAGCATGAGCATAATAATAACACAGTGTTATCTTATGGTCAATCAAATTGGGAAGAAATGGGTTTCAATCCTTACCATCAACAAGGCCATGAGCAGCACCAAATTAGTAATTTCCCCACTTCAACATTGATTTCTAATAACCCACCAAATTCCATAGCAAACACATCACTAGGTCATTGGGTGGGTTTTCCAACAACAGAATTAGCCTCAACTTCAACTAATCTTTTTTATGACCCACAACTGATCAATATGCCTGTGAATATTTGTACCACACAACCTAGTTTGTTCAAAGAGTTGTTTCGGCTTTCTCCACATGGCTCCTATGGCTTAGGAAGCTCTGGGACTGGCTCTTTGTTTAGTCACGGAGTTGCTGAGGAAGAGGTAACTGGTGCTTTGTACCATGATGCTGGGAGTTTTGATATCAAATCTGCAGCTAGAAAGAGGGAAGGTAAGGATATTAAGCATCATACCAGTGAGAAACAAAGGAGAGTTCATTTCAGTGACAAGTTCCAAGCATTGAGGGCTTTGATCCCAAATCCCTCAAAG AATGATAGAGCAACAATTATTGCGGATGCTATTGGCTACATCAATATGCTGAAAACAAAAGTAAATGAGCTAAAGAATGAAGTAGAAAAGAAAGAGAGGGTCAAAAGGCAAAGAACAGAAGATGGTTCATGTGGTTTCAAAACAGTAATGGCCGAAGCTGCTGAAAATAATGTGAACATAAAGAGTTCATGGcttcaaaagaaatcaaagaacACTGAAGTTGATGTTAGAATTATGGATGATGAGGTAACTGTTAAACTTGTCCAACAGCAGAAGAGAATgaattgccttctctttgtttcaaaAGCCTTTGATGAGTTTCAGTTGGATCTCCATCATGTTTCTGGAGGATTAATTGGTGATCACTATAGCTACCTCTTCAACTCTAAG ATTTGTGAAGGTTGTACAGTGTATGCAAGTGCAATAGCAAACAAGGTTATTGAAGTTTTGGACAAGGAATTGAACATGCACCAAGTTGCAACCTTTAATTAA
- the LOC107796907 gene encoding replication factor C subunit 3-like, which translates to MPSPSIPRSKSVPYNISETQNSPTNSLTIPPSVRSSKSADSLKPTWPKKANELISRKVGSSSNNSNLTADNLAEFNKRNTIQEEKRYSARSPYYKGLTDSSKVINRQKLLAEFSSPGKDSISASSTSSNSKSNLASKVQEWSASYFVRKGKEERTSSSLTTSTGNKNIQDSSSSETKDKGVIRTTIGEELGIDRKGVRRSSRKSRHRLSKSDQGKPLRERASEMQTNIVVLPPPPAPPITSPPKLSIPSPPPTPLILQTSLQDEEIEAVPLPASPTQTTEDEKDTTKEQDITSPEQKDKRFKWADKYRPNALKDFLCNRNTALELKALAETDSSNRHYIFAGQPGVGKRTMIFALLREVFGHDKLQARKKCKVFYLKGEAVPSIQVNVKESKKHVEINLSETKGYEKHVIVELINERKHKASIRSAPCHPEDCKAIILGEADKLSTDALLYTKWMLERYTGCYMVFFCCSDITKLQPIKSICKVVHLQKPSDDEIADVLEFIAKQEGIELPHKLAAQIASNSKSNLRQAIRSFEATWHFNTCLTENQEIKTGWEDDIAKIAKNIIEEQSSEQLYDIRGKLQNLIEHNVSAEFIFKTLVEELKSNLDDQFHKEIDTLKMKYNINSKDLEQGKSDNDAVKKIVHQFMKVEEFIAKFMSWYKTSVLKKGNHNPSQAHPSKGNN; encoded by the exons ATGCCGAGTCCATCAATCCCACGTTCAAAATCTGTTCCCTACAACATATCAGAAACTCAAAATTCTCCTACAAACTCACTTACAATACCTCCTTCAGTAAGATCCTCCAAATCAGCTGACTCATTAAAACCAACATGGCCTAAAAAAGCAAATGAGCTTATATCAAGAAAGGTTGGCTCATCTTCAAATAACTCAAATTTAACAGCTGATAATCTCGCGGAATTCAATAAAAGAAATACAATTCAAGAAGAAAAGAGATACTCTGCAAGAAGTCCATATTATAAAGGACTTACTGATTCATCCAAAGTGATTAATCGACAGAAGTTATTAGCAGAGTTTAGTAGTCCTGGAAAAGATAGCATATCGGCTTCTTCTACAAGTTCAAATTCTAAATCCAATTTAGCCAGCAAG GTACAAGAATGGAGTGCATCTTACTTTGTACGCAAAGGCAAAGAAGAAAGAACATCCTCCTCCTTGACTACTTCTACTGGGAACAAGAACATCCAAGATTCTTCTTCATCAGAGACAAAAGATAAAGGAGTAATCAGAACGACAATCGGAGAAGAACTTGGTATAGATCGCAAAGGAGTTAGAAGAAGTTCAAGAAAAAGCAGACACAGACTTTCAAAATCAGATCAGGGGAAGCCTTTGAGGGAGAGAGCATCAGAAATGCAAACAAATATAGTAGTACTACCACCACCCCCTGCACCACCAATAACATCACCACCAAAATTGTCAATACCATCTCCACCGCCAACTCCATTAATATTGCAAACGTCATTGCAAGATGAAGAAATTGAAGCAGTACCATTACCAGCTTCACCAACTCAAACTACAGAGGATGAAAAAGATACTACAAAGGAGCAGGATATTACAAGTCCAGAACAGAAAGACAAAAGATTTAAATGGGCTGATAAGTATAGGCCTAATGCTCTTAAAGATTTTCTATGCAATAGAAATACTGCACTTGAACTGAAGGCTCTG GCAGAAACAGATAGCAGTAATCGTCATTATATATTTGCAGGACAGCCAGGAGTAGGGAAAAGAACCATGATATTTGCTCTGCTTCGCGAAGTTTTTGGACATGATAAATTACAG GCAAGAAAAAAGTGCAAGGTGTTCTACTTAAAG GGAGAAGCAGTGCCGAGCATCCAAGTAAATGTGAAGGAATCAAAGAAACATGTTGAGATCAATCTCTCTGAAACTAAAGGCTATGAGAAACATGTCATCGTAGAACTAATCAATGAGAGAAAGCACAAAGCATCCATCAGATCAGCACCTTGCCATCCTGAAGACTGTAAAG CTATCATTCTTGGTGAAGCTGACAAGCTATCAACAGATGCTTTGCTATATACCAAATGGATGTTAGAGAGATATACAGGTTGTTATATGGTCTTCTTTTGCTGCAGTGATATCACAAAGCTCCAGCCAATTAAGTCTATTTGTAAGGTTGTTCATCTCCAAAAACCTTCAGATGACGAG ATTGCAGATGTCTTGGAATTCATAGCAAAACAGGAAGGAATCGAACTACCACATAAACTGGCAGCACAGATTGCTAGTAACTCCAAAAGTAACCTACGTCAAGCAATTCGCTCTTTTGAAGCTACCTGGCACTTCAA CACTTGCTTGACTGAGAATCAAGAAATCAAGACAGGGTGGGAAGATGACATTGCAAAGATTGCTAAAAACATAATTGAGGAGCAAAGCTCAGAGCA GCTATACGATATCCGTGGGAAACTGCAGAATTTGATAGAGCACAACGTGTCTGCTGAGTTCATCTTTAAG ACTTTGGTAGAAGAACTAAAGAGTAATTTGGATGACCAATTCCACAAGGAAATTGACACTCTGAAAATGAAGTACAAT ATAAATTCAAAGGATCTGGAACAGGGAAAAAGTGATAATGATGCAGTGAAAAAGATTGTTCACCAATTTATGAAGGTTGAAG AGTTCATAGCTAAATTCATGAGCTGGTATAAGACTTCTGTTCTGAAGAAAGGAAATCACAACCCCTCACAAGCCCATCCCTCCAAGGGAAATAATTAG
- the LOC142162164 gene encoding uncharacterized protein LOC142162164: MFFALVASVTGWSCRPVIAVDATFLKSKYRGVLFVTISKNANNQIFPLCFGVADSENNEACIWLFGEMRKTIQVHRELVFLSDRNQSITNGIRKVFPYGICLYHFEKNLKERHEKATVINLFQSAARSYKREDFNQLMSQLKSIDKKTYNYIMEEPLEIWARSWFPRRYYDMLTTNMVFNLDSMLFRINSEGIEFIVDLKKRTYDCLEFQLDELPYPHAIAAINKRYLQKSDYCSNWYSKETWLKKYEGHVNTVGVQKSWDIPQNVQSEIKKPPDVEILQGRRQKKRHIPATESVPFKSTKCSRCKQVGHNRTTCLFSPAPHPYSKKHTKKYSSLQ, encoded by the exons ATGTTCTTTGCTCTTGTGGCATCAGTAACTGGTTGGTCCTGTAGACCCGTTATTGCAGTAGATGCAAcgtttttaaagtcaaaatatcgTGGTGTTCTATTTGTTACTATATCAAAGAATGCAAACAATCAAATCTTTCCTTTATGTTTTGGTGTAGCAGATTCAGAAAACAATGAGGCATGCATTTGGCTCTTCGGGGAAATGAGAAAAACAATTCAAGTCCATCGTGAACTGGTTTTCTTGTCAGATAGAAACCAATCGATCACAAATGGAATTAGAAAAGTTTTTCCTTATGGTATCTGCCTCTATCACTTTGAGAAAAATTTAAAGGAAAGACATGAAAAAGCCACAgtaataaatctttttcaaagtgcTGCAAGGTCATACAAACGTGAAGATTTTAATCAGTTAATGTCCCAACTCAAAAGTATTGATAAGAAAACATACAATTACATAATGGAAGAGCCTCTAGAGATATGGGCTCGATCGTGGTTCCCACGGCGATATTATGATATGCTAACAACAAACATG gTGTTCAACCTTGACTCAATGTTGTTTAGAATAAATAGTGAAGGAATTGAATTCATTGTGGACTTAAAAAAGAGAACTTATGACTGCCTGGAATTCCAACTTGATGAGTTGCCCTATCCACATGCAATTGCTGCTATTAATAAGAGATATTTGCAGAAATCtgattactgctcaaattggtatTCAAAGGAAACATGGTTGAAAAAATATGAAGGACATGTGAATACCGTGGGAGTTCAAAAATCATGGGATATACCACAAAATGTACAATCTGAGATCAAAAAACCTCCCGATGTAGAGATTTTAcaaggaagaagacaaaagaagaggcaTATACCTGCGACTGAATCAGTACCATTCAAGTCTACCAAATGCAGTCGATGTAAACAAGTTGGGCATAACAGAACAACTTGCTTGTTTTCTCCAGCACCTCATCCATATTCCAAGAAACACACTAAAAAATACTCCAGCCTTCAATAA
- the LOC107796903 gene encoding transcription factor bHLH91-like, with amino-acid sequence MYVESDCFDPAASVQHEDVFAIEENTYQQDAAVVAAAALEMQLQQQLILEMEQCYNNTHNNNNNMQELVHEHNNQGLSCDQSNWGEMSFPPYQNQEDNNNFQHAAHDIQNGHDQQPYLPTPDLLNMFPLPRSSISFTNTNTNQASNLLTSLGLLGDINIPATADGASNPSAIYDPSLLPLNLPPQPPLLRELFHSLPHGYGLRNLRSTSSFFNGLEERDQLSGALYQDGEERPFDNGIFEFSADMNGIAKNRDIGKDTKHFATERQRRVHLNDKYKALRSMVPNPSKNDRASIVKDAIEYINELKREVHDLELMVEKKRCNRDRIKRQKTEEGGNSMDGSNAKQMDEVDQSYNGNSLRSSWLQRRSKNTEVDVRVVDHEVTIKLVQQKRINCLLFASKVLDDLQLDLHHVAGGLIGDYYSFLFNSKICEGSTVYASAIAKKLIEVVDIQYAAIAPTNSY; translated from the exons atgtatgTAGAAAGTGATTGTTTTGATCCTGCTGCCAGTGTGCAACATGAAGATGTTTTTGCCATAGAAGAAAACACATATCAACAAGATGCTGCAGTTGTGGCTGCAGCAGCCTTAGAAATGCAACTTCAGCAGCAACTGATTCTTGAGATGGAACAGTGTTACAATAATActcataacaacaacaacaacatgcaAGAATTGGTACATGAACACAATAATCAAGGGTTATCTTGTGATCAATCAAATTGGGGAGAAATGAGTTTTCCACCATACCAAAATCaagaagataataataactttCAACATGCTGCTCATGACATACAAAATGGTCATGATCAGCAGCCATATCTCCCGACTCCTGATCTTCTCAACATGTTTCCTTTGCCTCGATCATCAATTTCCTTCACAAATACTAACACAAATCAAGCTTCAAATTTATTAACTTCACTAGGCTTACTAGGTGACATTAATATTCCAGCAACAGCAGATGGTGCATCAAATCCAAGTGCAATCTATGATCCTTCTTTACTTCCATTAAATCTACCCCCACAACCCCCTTTACTAAGAGAATTATTCCACTCTTTGCCACATGGCTATGGCTTGAGAAACTTAAGAAGTACTAGTTCTTTCTTTAATGGGTTGGAGGAGAGAGATCAGTTGAGTGGTGCTTTGTATCAAGATGGAGAAGAAAGGCCTTTTGACAATGGGATCTTTGAGTTCTCTGCTGATATGAATGGTATTGCTAAAAATAGGGATATTGGTAAAGATACAAAACATTTTGCTACTGAGAGACAGAGGAGGGTTCATTTGAATGACAAGTACAAAGCTTTGAGGAGTATGGTACCAAATCCAAGCAAG AATGATAGAGCATCAATTGTGAAGGATGCTATTGAGTACATCAATGAGCTAAAAAGGGAAGTGCATGATTTAGAACTTATGGTGGAGAAGAAGAGATGTAACAGAGACAGGATTAAGAGGCAAAAGACAGAAGAAGGTGGTAATTCAATGGATGGTAGTAATGCAAAGCAAATGGATGAAGTGGACCAATCTTACAATGGAAATTCATTAAGGAGTTCATGGCTGCAGAGGAGGTCCAAGAATACTGAAGTTGATGTTCGCGTTGTAGACCATGAAGTTACTATCAAACTTGTTCAGCAAAAGAGAATCAATTGCCTTCTTTTTGCATCTAAGGTTCTTGATGATCTTCAATTGGATCTTCACCATGTTGCTGGGGGGCTTATTGGTGATTACTACAGCTTTTTGTTCAACTCCAAG ATTTGTGAAGGATCTACAGTGTATGCAAGTGCAATAGCCAAGAAGCTCATTGAGGTTGTGGACATACAGTATGCAGCAATTGCACCAACTAACAGCTATTAA